A portion of the Pedobacter cryoconitis genome contains these proteins:
- the mltG gene encoding endolytic transglycosylase MltG produces MTTETTKEIKKSTKFIWAAILILLAVGAFYGLKMYKVYFAPNISGKEPYLYIKTGSTIDDLYKEIKNKDLLLDVGSFSQAAAKMDLAERLKPGRYKLPKGMNNRSLINLIKAGNQEPVKLKFHNIRKKEEFAAYLAKSLEADSATFIKILDSAALVEKYGFTVDNSYTMFIPNTYEMYWNTTPLEFFDRMQKEYTKFWTAERKQKAAALNLTPQQVTILASIVDAEALYDKEMPSIAGLYLNRLNKGILLQADPTVIFANGDFTVKRVTGPLLRVESKYNTYKYAGLPPGPIMMPSINAIDAVLNHEHNNYIYMCAKADFSGYHAFAETKAQHEINAKAYRAALDKRNIFK; encoded by the coding sequence ATGACTACTGAAACAACCAAAGAAATTAAAAAGAGTACTAAATTTATATGGGCCGCCATCTTAATCCTGCTTGCTGTAGGTGCATTTTATGGCCTGAAAATGTATAAAGTATACTTCGCCCCCAATATTTCGGGCAAAGAACCATACCTGTATATCAAAACCGGTTCTACCATTGATGACTTATATAAAGAAATCAAAAATAAAGACCTGTTGCTTGACGTTGGAAGTTTCAGCCAGGCCGCAGCGAAGATGGATCTGGCAGAACGTTTAAAACCAGGACGCTATAAATTGCCTAAAGGCATGAATAACCGCAGCCTGATCAACCTGATTAAAGCCGGTAACCAGGAGCCCGTAAAACTGAAATTCCATAACATCAGGAAAAAAGAAGAATTTGCAGCCTACCTTGCTAAAAGCCTGGAAGCAGACTCAGCAACCTTTATCAAAATATTGGATTCAGCAGCACTGGTAGAAAAATACGGCTTTACAGTTGACAACAGCTATACCATGTTCATCCCGAATACTTATGAGATGTACTGGAATACCACTCCTTTAGAATTCTTTGACAGGATGCAAAAGGAATATACCAAATTCTGGACAGCAGAACGCAAGCAAAAAGCTGCTGCATTAAACCTGACACCTCAGCAAGTTACTATCCTTGCTTCTATAGTTGATGCAGAAGCATTGTATGACAAAGAAATGCCATCTATTGCAGGTTTATACCTTAACCGCTTAAACAAAGGCATTTTATTACAAGCAGACCCAACCGTAATTTTTGCTAACGGCGACTTTACCGTAAAAAGAGTAACAGGCCCATTATTACGCGTAGAATCAAAATATAATACTTATAAATACGCAGGTTTGCCTCCAGGCCCGATTATGATGCCAAGTATCAATGCAATTGATGCGGTATTAAACCACGAACACAACAACTATATTTATATGTGTGCTAAAGCAGATTTCTCAGGCTACCACGCCTTTGCAGAAACCAAAGCACAACACGAAATTAACGCAAAAGCATACAGAGCAGCCCTGGACAAACGTAACATCTTCAAATAG
- a CDS encoding acyl-CoA thioesterase, producing MYTHSTKIRVRYSETDQMGYVYNGNYAQYYEVGRVEMLRSLGMTYGKMEETGIMLPLLELKCKFIKPAYYDQEITIKTYMKELPGIRMLFDYELFNEKEELINIGATTLVFFDMVKKKPCPPPDYFLEKIAPYYE from the coding sequence ATGTATACGCACAGCACAAAGATCAGAGTAAGATATAGCGAGACCGATCAAATGGGATACGTTTACAACGGAAACTATGCCCAATACTATGAAGTCGGAAGAGTAGAAATGCTGCGCAGCCTGGGCATGACCTATGGCAAAATGGAAGAAACAGGGATCATGCTCCCACTGCTGGAACTTAAATGTAAATTTATCAAGCCAGCATATTACGACCAGGAGATTACGATCAAAACGTACATGAAGGAGCTTCCGGGCATCCGCATGTTATTTGATTACGAATTATTTAACGAAAAAGAAGAATTGATCAATATCGGAGCTACTACCTTAGTATTCTTCGATATGGTCAAGAAGAAACCGTGCCCCCCACCAGATTACTTTCTGGAAAAGATTGCACCATACTATGAATAA
- a CDS encoding YihY/virulence factor BrkB family protein yields MNWVHRQLLKIRLYSLFIDWTKVYVLPGFSPIPLYTVASFFFKELGKDSLVNKASSLAYTFMLAIFPGIIFLFTLIPFIPKRIGFQDQLMVLLQLILPAQAYKAFEATLSEIIKIQNGKLLSFGIILSVFFATNGMHSLMNAFNKSSLVVETRTWLKQRLIALVLTFVLAVSLIITIGAMTLGEIALNYINKGLHIKGHFIAYIIDISRWALLGILYFVTISILYRYGPANTKKWRFFSPGSWLATILAFLTIWGFSFYINHFGSYNKVYGSIGTLIVIMIWLYLNSLILLIGFELNASMDLTKRSVRIIKQPFNLFKKGS; encoded by the coding sequence ATGAATTGGGTACACAGACAACTTTTAAAGATTAGGCTATATTCATTGTTTATAGACTGGACAAAAGTTTATGTACTGCCAGGATTTAGCCCTATCCCACTCTACACAGTGGCTTCATTTTTTTTTAAGGAGCTCGGCAAAGACTCTTTAGTAAACAAAGCATCATCGCTCGCCTATACCTTTATGCTAGCCATTTTTCCTGGAATCATCTTCCTATTTACACTGATCCCCTTTATCCCTAAACGAATAGGCTTTCAAGATCAGCTAATGGTCTTGTTACAACTGATCCTTCCAGCACAAGCCTATAAAGCCTTTGAAGCCACCCTATCAGAGATCATTAAAATACAAAACGGGAAATTACTATCCTTCGGTATCATACTGTCTGTGTTTTTTGCCACCAATGGCATGCATAGCCTGATGAACGCCTTCAACAAGTCATCACTAGTCGTAGAAACCAGAACATGGCTTAAACAGCGGCTTATAGCTTTAGTATTGACCTTCGTTCTTGCCGTGTCGCTGATTATTACTATTGGCGCGATGACCCTTGGAGAAATTGCACTGAACTATATCAATAAAGGCCTGCACATCAAAGGACACTTTATCGCTTATATCATTGACATATCCAGATGGGCACTGCTCGGGATTCTGTATTTCGTGACCATATCTATCCTTTACCGGTACGGCCCCGCTAACACCAAGAAATGGAGATTCTTTAGTCCCGGTTCCTGGCTAGCCACCATCCTTGCCTTTTTAACCATCTGGGGATTTTCATTTTACATCAACCACTTTGGATCATACAATAAAGTATACGGCTCTATCGGTACACTAATTGTAATTATGATCTGGTTATACCTCAACTCTCTGATACTTTTGATCGGATTTGAGCTGAATGCCAGTATGGATCTGACAAAACGCAGCGTCAGAATCATCAAACAGCCCTTTAATTTGTTCAAAAAAGGCAGTTAA
- a CDS encoding site-specific integrase, which yields MKTNFSLLFYMKKPKNYLKGVAPIYLRITVNGLRSEITTGRSCEPLRWNSGVGRANGNKEEIKSLNTYLDHLQIKVYEAHSQLIEADEVITAEHLRNKFQGKTEKQITLIEVFKDHNYKMESLVGSEFSKGTAERYPTSLKHTLDFLKWKYDVEDIEIRKIDYTFISEYDYYLRSVRKCANNSTVKYLKNFGKIIRIGLSNGWLTVNPFLNYKPKIKKIDRVYLNPEEIQLITEKKMATERLTYVRDIFLFSCYTGLSYIDVKNLRKTDIINGIDGEKWISIKRQKTNVPSRIPLLLTASTLLNQYHDNPICLNNGMIFPVLSNQKMDSYCAPVKVA from the coding sequence ATGAAAACCAATTTCAGCCTGCTCTTCTACATGAAGAAGCCAAAAAACTACTTAAAAGGCGTTGCCCCTATTTATCTGCGCATTACCGTGAACGGACTTCGTTCTGAAATTACTACCGGCCGGAGCTGTGAACCTTTACGCTGGAATTCTGGTGTAGGAAGGGCTAATGGTAATAAAGAAGAGATTAAGTCTCTGAATACTTATCTAGATCATTTACAAATCAAAGTTTATGAAGCCCACAGTCAACTAATTGAAGCAGATGAAGTCATTACTGCTGAACATCTAAGGAATAAATTTCAGGGCAAGACTGAGAAGCAGATTACGCTTATTGAAGTTTTCAAGGATCATAATTACAAAATGGAGTCGCTAGTAGGTAGCGAGTTTAGTAAAGGTACAGCAGAACGTTATCCCACTTCATTAAAGCATACCTTAGATTTTTTGAAATGGAAATATGATGTTGAGGATATTGAAATCAGGAAAATAGATTACACATTCATTTCAGAGTATGACTATTATTTACGTTCTGTTCGTAAATGCGCTAATAATTCTACTGTAAAATACCTCAAAAACTTTGGTAAGATTATCCGAATTGGCCTTTCCAATGGATGGCTAACCGTAAATCCTTTTTTAAATTATAAGCCCAAAATTAAAAAGATTGATCGGGTTTATCTTAATCCAGAAGAGATTCAACTGATAACTGAAAAGAAGATGGCTACTGAAAGACTTACCTATGTCAGAGATATTTTCCTATTCTCCTGTTATACAGGGTTGTCATATATAGATGTCAAAAATCTAAGGAAAACAGATATTATAAATGGTATAGATGGAGAGAAATGGATTTCTATAAAAAGGCAAAAGACCAATGTGCCTTCCCGTATCCCATTATTGCTTACTGCCTCTACCCTATTAAATCAATATCATGATAACCCAATCTGCTTAAATAACGGGATGATATTCCCTGTATTAAGTAATCAGAAGATGGATAGTTATTGTGCGCCCGTAAAGGTTGCGTAA
- a CDS encoding reverse transcriptase/maturase family protein yields MRDPVQVLNALCEHSKDSGYRYQRLYRILFNEEMFFIAYQRKYANQGNMTPGTDGRTVDRMSIHRIQKLVASLRDESYQPHPARRVYIPKKNGTKRPLGIPSFEDKLVQEVVHMILKAIYEGQFEDTSHGFRPNRSCHTALRDIKVTFKGTRWFIEGDIKGFFDNINHNVMIDILRERISDDRFLRLIRKFLNAGYMENWTYNNTYSGTPQGGIISPILANIYLDKFDKYVKQYAESFNKGKSRRLTTEYQRNRNQRNALRWKLEAETDENSKAELKLKMAEMRTEMLDIPATRDMDDTFKRLKYIRYADDFLIGVIGSKGECEKIKADITTFMSEKLKLEMSEEKTLITSAQEPAKFLGYEITARRSMDHTRTRCGLQRRPWSGTIVLNLSYETVLKRLQSYNAVLITQVDRKQTLKPSSRKYMVNRQDADIMAQYNLELRGFYNYYSIADNIGYRGWKFNYFMKYSMLKTLGRKHKRTVGQILEKYRDGTDVVIPYRDNKGNAKQRVWYNGGFRCKRFKDIYEDNYYDKAPNTMYLPAPTLVERLRERKCELCGVMGDLVMHHVRNINQLKADTKWNAVMIKRHRKTLAVCQGCDALIHKSYDK; encoded by the coding sequence ATGAGAGATCCAGTGCAAGTATTAAACGCTTTATGCGAACATAGCAAAGATTCGGGCTACCGTTACCAAAGGCTCTACCGAATTCTGTTTAATGAGGAAATGTTTTTCATCGCCTATCAGCGTAAATATGCCAATCAAGGTAATATGACGCCGGGCACCGACGGCAGAACCGTCGACAGAATGAGCATTCACCGCATTCAGAAACTTGTGGCAAGTCTGAGAGACGAATCGTATCAGCCTCATCCTGCCCGCCGGGTGTATATACCCAAGAAGAATGGAACGAAACGCCCGTTGGGTATTCCCTCTTTTGAGGATAAACTCGTGCAGGAAGTGGTACATATGATTCTGAAAGCCATCTATGAGGGGCAATTTGAAGACACCTCACATGGCTTCCGTCCCAACAGAAGCTGCCACACGGCATTAAGGGACATTAAGGTTACATTCAAGGGAACACGATGGTTTATTGAGGGCGATATCAAAGGTTTCTTTGATAATATCAACCATAATGTAATGATCGATATCCTCAGAGAACGTATCTCTGATGATCGTTTCCTGCGTTTAATCCGTAAGTTCCTGAATGCTGGCTATATGGAGAACTGGACATACAACAATACCTACTCAGGAACACCGCAAGGCGGAATCATTAGTCCTATCCTGGCTAACATCTACCTTGACAAGTTCGATAAGTATGTAAAACAGTATGCAGAAAGTTTCAATAAAGGCAAATCACGTAGACTAACCACTGAGTATCAGCGTAACCGGAATCAGAGAAATGCATTACGATGGAAACTGGAAGCGGAAACGGATGAAAACAGCAAAGCTGAACTGAAATTGAAAATGGCCGAAATGCGTACGGAAATGCTGGATATTCCAGCAACAAGGGACATGGATGACACGTTCAAAAGATTGAAGTACATAAGGTATGCTGATGACTTCCTCATCGGAGTAATCGGCAGCAAGGGAGAATGTGAAAAAATCAAAGCTGATATTACCACTTTCATGAGTGAAAAACTCAAATTGGAAATGTCTGAAGAGAAGACTTTGATTACCAGCGCACAAGAACCCGCAAAATTCCTTGGATACGAAATCACTGCACGCCGGTCCATGGACCACACGCGTACACGATGTGGACTACAGCGCCGTCCGTGGTCAGGAACAATTGTCTTAAATTTATCTTACGAAACCGTACTTAAGCGACTTCAGTCCTATAACGCTGTGCTTATCACACAAGTAGACAGGAAACAAACGCTTAAGCCATCGTCTCGCAAGTATATGGTGAATAGGCAAGATGCAGATATCATGGCGCAATACAATCTTGAATTGCGGGGATTCTACAACTACTATTCCATCGCAGACAACATCGGCTATCGGGGATGGAAGTTCAATTACTTCATGAAATATAGCATGCTCAAAACGCTCGGCCGTAAGCACAAAAGAACTGTCGGACAAATACTTGAGAAGTATAGAGACGGGACGGATGTGGTCATCCCCTATAGGGATAATAAAGGCAACGCGAAACAAAGAGTGTGGTATAATGGGGGATTCAGATGTAAACGCTTCAAAGACATCTACGAGGATAATTATTACGACAAGGCTCCCAATACCATGTATCTTCCTGCCCCCACACTTGTGGAAAGGCTCAGAGAGAGAAAGTGTGAACTTTGCGGTGTAATGGGAGACCTCGTGATGCATCACGTACGTAACATTAATCAGCTTAAAGCTGATACCAAATGGAATGCAGTGATGATCAAACGCCATCGTAAAACACTCGCAGTCTGTCAAGGCTGTGATGCATTAATCCATAAAAGCTATGATAAGTAA
- a CDS encoding helix-turn-helix domain-containing protein produces MSEISKIEQYVIDKVREIRMKAEISQSNLSAGMELSSKFVGNVESSKTPDKYNINHLNKIAEILQCSIKDFFPDKPISGEILKKKTITK; encoded by the coding sequence ATGAGCGAAATATCCAAAATAGAGCAATACGTGATAGATAAAGTGCGGGAGATAAGAATGAAGGCAGAAATTAGTCAGAGTAATTTATCTGCGGGTATGGAATTAAGTTCAAAATTTGTAGGAAACGTGGAGAGTAGTAAGACCCCGGATAAATATAATATCAACCATTTGAATAAAATTGCTGAAATACTCCAATGCTCGATTAAAGATTTTTTCCCTGATAAGCCTATATCAGGTGAAATCCTTAAGAAAAAGACTATTACTAAATAA
- a CDS encoding HEPN domain-containing protein: MEMYPLSPADEHAFYFKTFVKSLVQKFEPQQVFCFSKKSLLTQTDGCFLDFRTDHSSNYCLLIVTATNTRIDHEIQEFANVHYKYGVITILCHGKETILEAIKANNRFFITVYSTGHLLYSHDGMTAPDFPVRFTPTQAGVKAKKQLSHRIPLIEGFLTGANQCLINGQYNVGIFMLHQAVEQSCIVLIRVQMAYRSEIHNLKRLLNLCKCFSNKPFKTLLSGTSEDERLFEILIKSYSEARYGDHFFVIAEDARQLYDKVTAFVILVKAMCKAKIQKLENDAALYKSIAQESEAIHG; this comes from the coding sequence ATGGAAATGTACCCCCTATCCCCGGCAGATGAACATGCTTTCTATTTTAAGACATTCGTCAAATCACTAGTCCAAAAATTCGAACCCCAACAAGTTTTCTGCTTTTCAAAAAAGAGCCTATTAACGCAAACCGATGGTTGTTTTTTAGACTTTAGGACTGATCACAGTAGCAATTACTGCTTACTGATCGTAACAGCGACCAATACCCGGATTGATCATGAAATCCAGGAATTTGCCAATGTTCATTATAAGTATGGCGTAATTACTATTCTTTGCCACGGCAAAGAAACTATTCTAGAGGCGATCAAGGCCAATAACAGGTTCTTCATTACGGTATATAGTACCGGACATCTGTTGTACAGCCATGACGGTATGACCGCGCCAGATTTCCCGGTTAGGTTTACCCCTACACAGGCCGGGGTAAAAGCTAAGAAACAGTTAAGTCATCGCATACCTTTAATTGAAGGCTTCCTGACTGGCGCCAACCAATGTCTGATCAACGGGCAATACAATGTTGGTATTTTCATGCTCCATCAGGCCGTAGAACAATCCTGCATTGTACTGATCAGGGTTCAAATGGCATACCGTTCAGAAATCCATAATTTAAAACGTCTTTTAAACCTCTGTAAATGCTTTTCCAACAAGCCTTTTAAAACATTACTATCAGGAACCTCTGAGGATGAAAGGTTATTTGAAATTTTGATTAAAAGCTATTCGGAGGCACGTTATGGTGATCATTTCTTTGTTATAGCCGAAGATGCACGGCAGTTGTATGATAAGGTTACCGCTTTTGTAATCCTTGTCAAAGCGATGTGTAAAGCGAAAATCCAGAAACTGGAAAACGATGCCGCTTTATATAAAAGCATAGCGCAGGAAAGTGAGGCTATACATGGATAA
- a CDS encoding DUF5712 family protein, whose product MYLNITDSAIANNKGSSSGLVNYLEKENRFYPNDQAEYWFNHNHQNIEPYEVCRKLDNNIAKLSKVDAKFFLINISPSQKEIRYLKEQYGELGAKEQLKAYTIKIMDEYARNFKRSGIESSKDLLWYAKLENHRHYSYKDKEVVQGLKKRGELKVGEQMHIQVIVSRKDISNRIKLSPMNTSKGKNIEHSKKLGQFDRVAFKQSGERVFDQHFGFDRKLNDTMAYANIHKNGTLAQREQLDTLMLGAESNINSKSLAGELANRVSDGHFHSIPEMINSIGQTVTNFLEILMQPVFDPGLNINPADEAAKRRKKKKKSQGISR is encoded by the coding sequence ATGTACCTGAATATCACCGATAGTGCTATAGCTAACAATAAAGGAAGCAGTAGCGGGTTGGTTAATTACCTGGAAAAGGAGAATAGATTTTATCCTAATGACCAGGCAGAATATTGGTTTAATCATAATCATCAGAATATTGAACCCTATGAAGTCTGCCGGAAATTGGATAATAACATTGCCAAATTGAGTAAGGTTGATGCTAAGTTCTTCTTGATCAATATTAGTCCCAGCCAGAAAGAAATCCGGTATTTGAAAGAGCAGTATGGAGAGTTGGGAGCTAAAGAACAATTAAAAGCTTATACTATTAAAATCATGGATGAATATGCCCGAAACTTCAAACGGTCGGGAATAGAAAGTTCAAAAGATCTGCTGTGGTACGCAAAACTAGAAAACCACCGTCACTATAGCTACAAAGACAAAGAAGTTGTACAGGGGCTTAAAAAGCGGGGTGAACTTAAAGTGGGTGAACAGATGCACATTCAGGTTATTGTAAGTCGAAAGGATATAAGCAATCGTATCAAATTAAGTCCTATGAACACATCAAAAGGGAAGAATATTGAGCATTCTAAAAAATTAGGCCAATTTGACCGTGTTGCTTTTAAACAATCAGGAGAACGTGTTTTTGATCAGCATTTTGGCTTTGATCGCAAATTAAACGATACTATGGCCTATGCAAATATCCATAAGAATGGTACTTTGGCACAACGTGAACAACTAGATACATTAATGCTTGGGGCAGAGTCGAATATTAACTCAAAATCTTTAGCAGGTGAATTGGCTAACAGGGTGTCAGATGGCCATTTTCATAGCATACCGGAAATGATTAACAGTATAGGTCAAACTGTAACAAACTTTCTTGAAATATTGATGCAACCAGTTTTTGATCCGGGTTTAAATATTAACCCAGCCGATGAAGCAGCTAAAAGAAGAAAAAAGAAAAAGAAAAGTCAGGGAATAAGCCGATAG
- a CDS encoding BfmA/BtgA family mobilization protein, with translation MEDLNTKSVRYPASVDAKFLTTALKLGRPKRLLFIQMVDYFYKSKKDPLDLNDEILKNTLLKSHKEYIGFIKTQETELLIPIKTDVRQMITSQKTLIDFFNTHIINHNTTLLGNQQKQINKFLELDELIRLIHVRLDNKEKLKKEFVYIFESYVKVRDSFGLMTSGKEKEELILKINKQISSL, from the coding sequence ATGGAAGATCTAAATACAAAATCCGTAAGATACCCAGCATCCGTAGATGCTAAATTTTTGACAACAGCCTTAAAGCTAGGAAGACCTAAACGATTGCTGTTCATACAAATGGTCGATTATTTTTATAAGAGCAAAAAAGATCCTTTAGACTTGAATGATGAAATATTGAAAAATACTCTTCTAAAGAGTCATAAAGAATATATCGGTTTTATCAAAACTCAAGAAACTGAACTACTGATTCCAATTAAAACAGATGTGAGGCAGATGATTACCTCTCAAAAGACATTAATAGACTTTTTTAATACTCATATAATAAATCATAACACCACGCTTTTAGGCAACCAGCAAAAGCAAATAAACAAATTTTTAGAACTGGATGAACTTATCAGGCTAATTCATGTCAGGCTGGACAATAAAGAGAAATTGAAAAAAGAGTTTGTTTATATTTTTGAAAGCTATGTAAAAGTCAGAGACTCTTTTGGTTTGATGACTTCTGGCAAAGAGAAGGAAGAGCTGATCCTTAAAATAAATAAACAAATTTCATCCCTATAA
- a CDS encoding helix-turn-helix domain-containing protein, which yields MQIEILTKEELLKFKTELIQEIKQAIKSEDVQPKQWLRSSEVRDLLKISSGTLQNLRIKGILRYEKVGGILYYAYTDIVQLLGEIGNS from the coding sequence ATGCAAATCGAGATTCTAACAAAGGAAGAACTGTTAAAGTTCAAGACCGAACTTATTCAGGAAATTAAACAGGCCATCAAATCAGAGGATGTGCAACCCAAACAATGGCTTCGCAGTTCCGAAGTCAGAGATCTGCTAAAGATTTCATCCGGTACACTTCAAAACTTACGCATTAAGGGAATACTACGGTACGAAAAGGTAGGTGGTATATTGTATTATGCCTACACAGATATTGTTCAGTTGCTAGGTGAAATCGGGAACTCATGA
- a CDS encoding UPF0489 family protein → MNVILNKGQKFSHAFELNYLAQEGNIYIMDNHLAAFWCWSRELDPIKSYTLMHIDRHNDLNDALVKEAFHLYKNEKFKSMPIEKAVALRVNDDQMLMWNNFIELYNVFNPYTLKNFEFVTPVKLPTKYRHLKNIPLKSWINKEFTVQELFDQQNRKAQPKVINLDIDVFFVERSGKHKKILTDNELKSFAEKIRPLIDRAALVTIALSPECCGGWENSISMYNSLNKYLKLSRNPLSI, encoded by the coding sequence ATGAATGTAATACTAAATAAAGGACAGAAATTCTCCCACGCCTTTGAGCTGAATTATCTTGCTCAGGAAGGAAACATCTATATAATGGATAACCATTTAGCAGCATTTTGGTGCTGGAGCAGAGAACTTGACCCCATAAAAAGCTACACATTGATGCATATAGACAGGCACAATGACTTAAACGATGCTTTGGTAAAAGAAGCATTTCATCTCTATAAAAACGAAAAGTTTAAATCCATGCCAATTGAAAAAGCAGTGGCCTTGAGAGTAAATGATGATCAGATGTTAATGTGGAATAACTTTATTGAACTATATAACGTATTTAATCCATACACGTTAAAAAATTTCGAGTTTGTAACTCCAGTAAAGTTGCCAACAAAATACAGGCATTTAAAAAACATCCCACTAAAAAGCTGGATAAATAAAGAATTTACGGTACAAGAGCTTTTTGACCAGCAAAATCGAAAGGCACAGCCTAAAGTAATCAATTTGGATATAGATGTCTTTTTTGTCGAAAGAAGCGGAAAGCATAAAAAAATACTGACCGATAATGAACTGAAGTCCTTTGCGGAGAAGATCAGACCATTGATTGATAGAGCCGCATTGGTAACGATAGCGTTAAGTCCAGAATGTTGTGGTGGTTGGGAAAACAGCATTTCTATGTACAATAGCTTAAATAAATATCTTAAATTAAGCCGCAATCCATTATCAATTTAA
- a CDS encoding UPF0489 family protein, translating into MSINEENPNQTWIRKPDLNKVVDGIWELGFIYQSGKVYIMDNHSGAGWCWLHHLDSQQKYGFFHIDTHDDLVSNEAPAYMRSLLLNKEMTIDEYCSIPTDMKGSADVKPLFRFDNFIANLNHVFPAFFNTNIFSINEPRQKVPPGFKVNRFIEPEVLLDLFPAILKSEAQWIIDLDIDYFFQEKENNDYVQFLDNDYIDELCEKICMAKDSIAVITIAMSQYFCGGWKNSKRVTERVAKNLDISIDLPEDYDE; encoded by the coding sequence ATGAGCATAAACGAAGAAAATCCAAACCAAACTTGGATTAGGAAGCCTGATCTAAATAAGGTTGTGGATGGTATTTGGGAATTAGGTTTTATATATCAATCCGGAAAAGTTTACATTATGGATAATCACTCAGGTGCAGGCTGGTGCTGGCTCCACCATTTAGACAGTCAACAAAAATATGGTTTCTTCCATATTGATACTCACGACGACTTAGTGAGTAATGAAGCTCCAGCATATATGCGGTCTCTTTTGCTCAACAAAGAAATGACGATTGACGAATACTGCTCTATTCCGACTGATATGAAAGGAAGTGCTGATGTAAAACCCTTATTTCGATTTGATAATTTCATTGCGAATCTAAATCACGTATTTCCTGCTTTCTTCAATACAAATATATTCAGCATAAATGAACCACGACAAAAGGTCCCTCCTGGATTTAAAGTCAATCGTTTCATTGAGCCAGAAGTCCTTTTGGATTTATTTCCAGCCATTTTAAAAAGCGAAGCGCAATGGATTATTGACTTAGATATCGACTATTTTTTCCAGGAAAAAGAGAACAACGATTATGTTCAGTTTCTAGATAATGATTACATCGACGAACTATGCGAAAAAATCTGCATGGCAAAAGATAGCATTGCAGTAATTACGATTGCAATGAGCCAGTATTTTTGTGGCGGATGGAAAAATTCAAAACGAGTAACAGAAAGAGTAGCAAAAAACCTTGACATTTCAATTGACCTCCCCGAAGATTATGATGAATGA